The Setaria italica strain Yugu1 chromosome IX, Setaria_italica_v2.0, whole genome shotgun sequence genome has a window encoding:
- the LOC101776072 gene encoding probable nucleoredoxin 1-1 → MAEAAPTTNGGGGGIGTILAAGDRDFLVRNSGEQVKISSIEASPVALYFSASWCPPCRRFTPKLIEAYKELASQGKSFEVVFVSGDQDEEAFNEYFAKMPWLAVPFSDSEGREALDGRFKVSGIPHLVILDAKTGEVYTEDGVGLVSEYGVEAYPFTPERINELKEQEKAAKENQTIKSVLGTSTRDYLITSKGDKVPISELEGKYVGLCFVVPGYGPVDEFISVLAKIYEKLKEVGEKFEVVAVSLDSDESSFNESLAKMPWLAIPQGDKMCEKLVRYFELRTLPTLVLIGTDGKTLNTNVADIIEEHGFEAWEGFPFSAEKLETLAEKAKAKAASQTLESLLISGDLDFVIGKGGAKVPVSELVGKTVLLYFSAKWCGPCRAFLPMLVKEYNKIKEKHSDFEIVFISSDSDQSSFDEFFTEMPWLALPLEDERKAFLEKTFRIRGIPSLVAIGPNGQTVSRDAKAQLMIHGAEAFPFTEERLEELQKELDEMAKGWPEKLKHELHEEHELVLERRGTFCCDGCEEMGNTWSYSCNKCDFDLHPKCALAEEEKKGEEDGKAAEETPAGYVCEGGVCRKA, encoded by the exons GTGAAGATCAGCAGCATTGAGGCGAGCCCTGTGGCCCTCTACTTCTCAGCCTCGTGGTGCCCGCCATGCAGGCGGTTCACTCCCAAGCTTATCGAAGCATACAAAGAACTGGCTTCTCAGGGCAAGAGCTTCGAGGTCGTCTTTGTTTCAGGTGATCAGGATGAGGAAGCATTCAATGAGTACTTTGCAAAGATGCCATGGTTGGCGGTCCCTTTCTCTGACTCTGAAGGCCGTGAGGCCCTTGATGGCCGGTTTAAGGTCTCTGGTATCCCACACCTTGTCATTCTTGATGCAAAAACTGGTGAAGTTTACACTGAGGATGGTGTTGGATTAGTGAGCGAGTATGGTGTAGAGGCTTACCCTTTCACACCAGAGAGGATCAATGAACTGAAGGAGCAGGAAAAAGCAGCAAAGGAGAATCAAACCATTAAAAGCGTGCTTGGCACATCCACTCGGGACTATCTAATTACAAGCAAGGGAGACAAG GTACCCATCTCTGAGCTCGAGGGGAAGTATGTTGGTCTGTGCTTTGTGGTGCCTGGCTATGGTCCAGTAGATGAATTCATTTCTGTGCTTGCCAAGATCTATGAGAAACTCAAAGAAGTGGGTGAGAAATTTGAAGTTGTAGCTGTGTCCTTGGACAGCGATGAGTCATCGTTCAATGAGAGTCTTGCAAAGATGCCTTGGCTTGCCATTCCTCAAGGTGACAAGATGTGTGAGAAGCTGGTTCGTTACTTTGAGCTTAGGACTCTTCCTACACTTGTTCTTATTGGTACCGATGGGAAGACACTGAACACCAATGTTGCGGACATAATTGAAGAGCATGGTTTTGAGGCATGGGAGGGCTTCCCCTTTAGTGCTGAGAAGCTGGAAACTCTTGCTGAGAAGGCAAAGGCTAAAGCAGCATCACAGACCTTGGAGTCCCTTCTAATCAGTGGTGATTTGGACTTTGTCATTGGAAAAGGTGGAGCAAAG GTTCCTGTATCAGAACTTGTCGGGAAGACTGTCCTCCTTTACTTCTCAGCCAAATGGTGTGGACCATGTCGTGCCTTCCTGCCTATGCTTGTCAAGGAATACaacaagatcaaggagaagCACAGTGATTTTGAGATCGTCTTCATCTCTAGTGACAGTGACCAGAGCTCCTTCGATGAATTTTTCACTGAAATGCCATGGCTTGCTCTTCCCTTGGAAGATGAACGCAAGGCGTTCCTGGAGAAGACCTTCAGAATCCGTGGGATCCCTTCACTTGTCGCCATTGGTCCTAATGGGCAGACTGTCAGTAGGGATGCAAAGGCCCAGCTGATGATCCACGGTGCTGAGGCTTTCCCCTTCACCGAGGAGAGACTTGAGGAGCTGCAGAAGGAGCTGGATGAGATGGCAAAGGGGTGGCCTGAGAAGCTGAAGCATGAGCTGCATGAAGAGCATGAGCTTGTCCTGGAGCGCCGTGGCACTTTCTGCTGTGACGGGTGCGAGGAGATGGGCAATACATGGTCCTACAGTTGCAACAAGTGCGACTTTGATCTGCACCCCAAGTGCGCGCTGGCagaggaggaaaagaagggcgaggAGGACGGGAAGGCCGCTGAGGAAACCCCGGCTGGGTATGTGTGCGAGGGAGGTGTGTGCAGGAAGGCctag